The genomic segment GATAGAAGCTAACGAGAACGTTATTTGCATATTATGTGGCCATTAAACATTTACAGGATCATCGCGATGAAAACTCGTgatattgcataaataatcatcttcaaaataaatacgatATCTCCAAGATTCCACTAAAATCGAAAAGCCGATCAATGcactaattttcgaaaaaaatagttCCGCATATTACCACCATTTTCATTAATCTCATCGTTGAGAAATgcaaacacaaaaaaaaaaaaaacattcgaatCAATAAACGAATCAATAAAATGGACGAAAATAAGATTCCACGTCCGCATCTTCACCCAATACCCAATGACCATTTCGCTCTGGTAAATATGGCCAGCCTAAATTTTCACTTCGACTACCCGCCAGTCCACTATTCCGTATAAATAAAGATGCGACGGCCACGGCTAAGTGTCGTGTGAAAGTGTACGCCGTCCTGGTAGGAAGTGTAGATCCCGAGCAACGATTCAATCGCCGGTTGCTCCCTTTTATTCGGCGACCGAGTGCCACGGAATTCACACACCGGTGTGTACGTTTCGTGCGCGAGAAAGAAAAGTGCGACCGACGATCATGTGTATCCGCACGACAATCTGTTTGGCCGTCATCGTGGCCGTGGTCGCGTGTACTGTTAATTGCGAGGAAGTAAGTAACGGTGGTGCTCGGATAAGTGATCGGACAATTTCTCTTCGAGTTCGAGAGTTCGACACGAAATGGATGTGGCACGGAAATGGCAAAACCGAtcgatttcgtttttttttttttttaatattttcttcttcttcttcttttttttttttttactttgcgATTAGTaattaggaattttttttgacGAGATTTTAAGggttagaaagaatttttttttatcggtgAAAGAAATGATGAAAGAAATGTAGAGCAAAgtttagaatatttctttccatttagttttgtttgattttatcaatgtttctagtataaaatatgtgcatatgatataattgatttcctttgtaatttaattctgattgtataatattttatttgtattgtagaaatacaatacaaaaaaatgtacattaagaaattaaatgtatttatactaATGCCTCtgctattgaaataataagtaatacaaACTTTTGTAGGTGCAGTCGTCGGTAATCAAAGAGGGGATAAATTTAAACGCAACACAATACAATGCAACAATTAACgatgacaaaaatttttgggATTGGATATTGGCCGGGATATTGTCCCCTAGTGATTCCACGACTGAAAATCCGAAACCAGGAACTCCTGAAGAGTGTTTACCTTGCAGTAAGtgattttattgaatactGAAAATACATCCAGAGACAAAAACTATCCTTTTTCagttatctttaaaaatttcttcatgtttcaagatatattttataatatttaaagttaagAAGAAgcgtttatattttagaaattgagaAATCTTGAGagatagtttaatttattcgttcttttgtaaaaagataaaactataaatttttcgactgttttataaaatataagttctaatcattcatattttatacacgtatcgtgaaaatatataacaaataaaacgagaatatttattaaaattaaattaaatcaaaataaaaatggatacaaagaaatatgattaaaaataatcgtgcCAGGATGATTTCTagttttaaagaatttcaacTATACATAGAAAGTTAAATTACGTGGAGAGAGTTCcatgcatttatatatatatatatatatctttaagtagattttttttcttaaagaaaaatgttaaatatagttattttcttttgataaaattgattgaacacgacacatattatattatatttcatagaatGCGGTTTGACGAACGTACAGAGACGTATCGTCGGTGGTGTCGAGACTCAAGTTAATCAATATCCATGGATGGTTTTATTGATGTACAGAGGACGATTCTATTGCGGTGGATCTGTTATAAGCTCTTTTTACGTAGTAACTGCCGCCCATTGTGTCGACAGGtgattctttaaaatacattgcaataaataaatcaattgttataatatacttatatacatattaatattttaatttattatattaatgacaatactttgatattttgctaacgtttattacaaatatcgatttcaacgattttgaaattttatgcctgtaataataataataataataataattttgcgcTTTACTcatcaaaacaataattttttaatcgcgcGTATCGTATTCCAATTCCAACGACAGGTTCGATCCCAAGCTCATATCGGTGCGGATATTGGAACACGATCGTAACTCCACCACAGAGGCAAAGACGCAAGAATTTCGTGTCGATAAAGTGATTAAGCATAGCGGTTATTCGacgtataattataacaatgacATCGCGCTCATCAAACTGAAGGAcgcgattcgattcgagggaAAGATGAGACCTGTTTGTCTTCCAGAACGAGGTAAACGttctaaattttccaatattcgtTAATCTATAACATTGTGCACgacaataaagaattttatcgtttacaataaatagaataagaaagaatctttccaagaaatataatagatatatttgaatttgattaattttttattagatgaaATTGACAGgagatttctaaataataagatgtaatttaaattcttattctcgataaaatcgaatatagtttattaaatgtcgaaacaaatttttacattttttttttcttatttattttcacacaCATTGAACAATCTGTTAATCATCTATGCAatgtcaattttaattcaatccaTTCAtactagaaaaataaaaagattcgcATTCGCATGTCCTCGAGAAACTTTTTCGAATCGagtatttttttcctccctcctttcgatttactattttttttttatcataaaattacaaatcatatttctaaaagaaattctttggaaagaaaaaaaaaatcatgggaaaatttttatttatttttctcagcGAAAACTTTTGCCGGATTGAATGGAACAGTGACAGGTTGGGGGGCGACAGCCGAGTCTGGCGCCATATCACAAACTCTACAGGAAGTCACGGTTCCGATTCTCTCGAACGCCGATTGTCGCGCCAGTAAATATCCATCGCAAAGGATTACGGACAACATGCTGTGCGCCGGTTACAAAGAGGGAAGCAAGGATTCGTGTCAGGTAATTAACaacaaattcttcttctccgtTATCGTTACTATTAACACTTCTCCGCTTTTAACGACATATACAAACGGGAATTGTTACGTCTTTGTACATTTGCATCTACTTTGCGTGTATCATCTGATTTACACGTGATTTACACgtcccgttttttttttttttttatcatacagAGAAAAGTgctatttaaatttgtgaaatttcttcttttgttttttcttttcgttaggGAGACAGTGGTGGTCCCCTGCATGTCGTCAACGTGGATACGTATCAAATAGTCGGTAAGATTTCTGCTATATTGCTTGgctataaatagaattatcattGGAAGGGACGTAAAGTTGTGCTTGTGTTttgttaaatatgttaaaaagttaatacaaaattattgtgattacaaaagagaattaataaaatttttaggacacgtaatgaaaaaaaaacatgttataatcaatcgaaaaattaactcAAAATTTCAGGAATCATgctttatcgtttattttcttcttaaaataaacaaataataattaattcttcgaaattaattcttatctaaattcaaatataaatattgaagagaAATCTCTTAATTCTATCTTCGACATATCTCGTTAAAATTCATAAGACACGTTCGAATTGATATCTCCTTTATATCTCATCCAATGACTGCTCTATACTTATATCTACGATCTGTCCTATCTTGTAATTCACAGGAATCGTATCTTGGGGCGAAGGATGCGCAAGGCCTGGTTACCCTGGTGTTTACACCAGGGTGAATCGTTACCTCTCGTGGATAAGTCGCAACACCGAGGACTCTTGTTACTGTTGATTTAAAcgatgaataataatcaaagGTAATCACGCGTGGATACGACAAGAGTCGTgttttcgttcgattatttttaaattcatcgccagattctttaaaaaaaaaaaaaaaatagtaaaattcgTCCTCGTGGAATATCTTTTCTCGAGTATTTTAGGATCTTCGCGAATTTTTACATTCGACAAGTTTGAAGGTGTTTCATAAATTAACCCTCTATAATTGCCACTCAAAAGTCAAACACCTCTacgtatttgtattttataaacgtGTAATtacagttttaatttattttgctgTTACATCATTGCCTCGTAAGGCGCAATCTGCacgtaacaattattaatttctattctgtACAACTATGGAGGGGGAAGCAGAATTCCTGGATTTCCTGGAAGTTGATATAAACTTCCAAGGCTTCGTTAAAGTGCagttattaaagttttaaaacaatagtttgtatagaatgttaatatattcgtgggaCATCTTTGAGGTTAATTCTAGATATTAAAAACcaaacaaaaatatgatatataaaaatatcgatcgagtctTGTTCGTTTTCCAATTacaagcaatttaattttaatgaattaaatgaaacgaaacaaacgattcttcttccattttacTTTATCTAACTTCAATCTTTTATAACGACGGGGATATTTATGcaagttaaaaaagaaaaaaaattatgcattttatattttatttagatttttcataaatgtatAAAGTTCCACAACTTACAATTTCTCttctatacaatatattaacatcttaTACATGTATACAGCGTTCCttcgaaagtaaaatattcaactaaaattagaaaaagaaaaataaaactcgtTTTTTAACTGCCTTCCTCCACAGTTTGACaactaatttttccaattaaaacgaACGAGCTTATTTATCCTTTctctgaaaatgaaaaatttacagaGGGTTAAAACGATTTTCTACTTGTTCCACgagaagttaaaaataataggtGGCCACGCGATCCGTTATCCCACATCGATGGagacaattgaaaattaaggCACGTATCGCGCGTTCTCCACGCGACTCGTAATATTGAACGTACGAGAAAGAAAGTCACCCGGACTTTCTCTGTTTCTTCGAACTGGAATTTCGGTGAAAactatatgtgtatatatatatatatatatatatatatacccgtTGCCCACGGAGCTTTGATTCTTTCTGTATCCGTTTCCATCAATTTCGTGGGCGACAGTGAAACGTCGATTGTCATTGATCAtcgacaaaattttttgtcGTACACGAATTGTTCGAAGGAATTCGAAAGTgtttagttttaaatatttatgataactgatagaatatatttatgtataaaatactcGAATGATACTCAAGTTtgtaagttaatttttaattttatagtatttatgtatcaattttttattttttgttttactattattatcaaattcatttgtattgcgtggaattttttattttattatttttataataaagttaaaaataaagttgagaTCTGGAAATCCAATTTTCCagagaaacaataaatttgtttatatttttcaaaataataattttttttctttgtaattttaatcgttataatttcatcgattcaagttggaaaagaatttttacaagaatttttcgtcgattttttttttgtaatataaaataagggatgatgataaaaaagagtTATGTTAGAAAgatagttaatattttaatagaaactttttaataggaaacttttatttatataatttttttctgactGACGttcaatggaatttttttttcaagtctGAATACTCGACTGGAAAAGAAAAGtcaacatttttttgaatcaCTTCCAACTTTCAATGGAGAACAAAAGTTGTTTCCCATAAATGTAtttcaacttttaaaattcattcagagagagagaaaaaaaaatataaaataaagacaagaatggaaaaataaaggaaacatcaatttcaaggaaaaagaaattttaattttgaaactcTTGcggtatataaaaagtaaattcatTTGACTGAAACTAATTTTCACAAACTTAATTTAGAAactagtttcttttttcaatattagttATACGACTTTAACCTCCATAttgtaaatctttaaaaatctttctaaacttttatttctacTATCTTCTACTatgtttacaaattttcaaattttgaatacatattcaattattttaattgaaatttgtttacaatatttccacaaataattatacttttttcattttcattttattgaatcataattaatattgaaattaccaaatcagatttaaataaaaaattaaaataaattaatttcacagttttttttgtttcccaattaaaaatttgtaaacacttttcacaaaatttaatatcgattttatgCGTTCATTTCGCCCCTTTAAagcgatattttgaaaaaaaagaaaagaaaattaaaaaaaaatttaatagtgaGAAGAACAAAAGAGTTACAAAAAAAGTTGTATCagggataaaattaatatacgaaCCAAGGAAATAAGAGCGAAAGAGAACGTTATCATAAAGAAAGGATGTAGAGAATTGAAGAAGCTCAACTCGACAAACAGTCTCTAAAACCTAGCACAATGTACAATGAAACAGCAAAGTAAATAAGAAGGGATAAATGGGGGGGAAGGAAGTAAGGAAAACGGAAGAGAAATTCATTTACTGTAACTTGTTTCAACCAAGAGCTTTAGTTCCTTTTAGTAATTGTTTCCTGTCAATCGACGTATCATTGTACTCCATACATACATGATCtatcgttattttatataaataattcgttaaaattctataaacattaaaataatattaaattaaacacaTATGCCGATTATTCAACTATGATATGTCTACAACATCGTAAAAATATAGGTAACTCTCATGTGTAATAACTCTCAGTactcatacatatatacaaaattattcaatttcaatgaaatcaattttataatttcattaaatataattttgattcgattaaagattttgcaatatataatatgaatataaattatatataattttttttaaagattttcttcatataaaaaagaagaatcattatttttcataatctcgttttaggaaattttaaaaaaattcttgtacAGTAAACGgtacaattttattcatcgaaaaatttacttaaacatacaattgtttaaattttaacgaactGATCAATtcgattcttaaataaaactgTTTTTCCTTTGATAGAataatggataataaaattgttcggACGAAACGTTCACGTTTTACGCGTGTAACGCGAGTcttgcataataatttttatgtaactcAAGCACCGTGTCATACGAGAGTTACCTGGATGAGAGTTACTCCCAATGATATCCTACTTCAATATGTCTAAAATCGTACGTCGAGAGAGCGAATTTTTCTGATCTGTTTTTTTAACATCGAAACGAACATCCACAAGAACAACCACAAAGAAGTAGATCGATcaggttaaaaattaaaatcgtcaATActtcatacatatttttcatatatatttttaaatatcggtGACTAGAAGTCCTTCCGGTCTTACGGCTTGTTCCTCCATCAACTTAACTTGGGTTGCCTCTACTTTGTCGGACAACCAATATGTTTCCATGTTACCCTTACCCTGCACGGAAACTAAAGAATTACACGAGCGGCGCGGGGAGGAGAGATAagctaaattaaaaacttcttGTGTATACGAACCTTGACCCAGACCAAACCGCGTGATTCAACGTGATAGCGATCCAGTGATAATAAGGCTTTGGCATCGGACGAGATGTGCACTCTTCCCGGCTGCGTCGTGGAagtaaatttcgaaagaaaatttacttaatattgACGTTAAAATTGGTGGTAaaggaaatggaagaaaaagtaataatttgttaattaataatcggaTAAGAATCTGAGAGAtagttgaattatatattatagaatgaaaagatttttttaaataatttttaaatattttaaagcgaAACGAAGAGTATTTTGGTGAAATAGTGAGGAagagatgaattaaaaatgagtATGAAATATGGAATAAGTTTTATTCCATGTGATATTTTGAGGAAATcaaacttgaaaattatacaatttattcaatttggataaaaaattcattgtgcaaacaaagattttatttttaattcatttttcaaaatcaaaagtcttgcttttttcttcaatatttcataattttgggGATATCATAAGgaattgtgtaaaaaaatttggaagaatttgTGTGTAGAAATTATGTAAcaaattgagaatttttcttaagtaaaaatattttgatctcgcaaaagaaattattattagaaatttcaaagtttaaatttcaatttatactaAAATCTTGAGCAAAGAACAAAgagtttttcgatttttttaaaatttatcctctatcttttttatctttttccaatCTCTCCATTGGGATTTAACTTGAATAAATCAACTTACCAGACTAGTCGTTTGCATCCTAGAAGCAGTATTCACAGTGTCACCGAAGAAGCAATATCTAGGTACTTTGATGCCAACCACACCTGCCACAGCTGGTCCAGAATGGATTCCTAGTAGAAAGTGGAACACACTTGTATGCAATTGCGTTCATTCTCTGATTATTCTctcggggggaaaaaaaacagTTTGTTTTCGATAGAAAGACAAATTTAATCTCGTGAAGacaaaagaaagaagcgacaagaaaagaaaagaaaaacagaacaaaaaggaagaagaaacaaaagaaattagaacAGAATATACAACAGAGCatcgattattcaaaaattggaCAAGTATTATTACATCTTTCACATATCTTATGACTGCATCGAaaaacgtttaatttattttttgtcgtgtattttttaataaataatttttactccaatttccttttcttgaaaaatttaaatttaaaagaagaaataaaaaacttttcttttgttccttccaatatactaatatataaaaattgcattatttgaatttttgaaagaaaaaaaaaaaaaaaaactttgatttctctaaatttctttcaatatttttcatacgaaaatgaaagaatattttgcaacaatcgatcgttaatttaaatgaatcttATCCTAAGTTACCTATACGAATTTGTATATCTAAACCAGAGGGTAACTTAAGGGATCGAACGTGTTTTAGCAGCTGCAACGAGACATCCGCGATGTTCTGCGCATGATTTTCCGTTCTATCCGGTGCTCCACTGGCTGCCATATAAATTCGACCGACAGTTTCTACCTGTTGAAAGTCACAAGAGTAGACGTGTAGAGATGCCGTGCTGGGATCATCTCGAGATATTACTCTCGCATTTTACTCTTATTTTACCCCATTCGAGTGTTTTCTAACGGTAATTGATAACGCGTTTCGTTTGCTTACTTTGTACACGTTAAACTCGTCCATCAGCGAGTCGAAACAGGAGAAAACGGCGTTCATCGACGAAACAATATCCATCGCACCCTCGATCGTCGAATAATCGAAGTCGCACAGCTCGCAAAATAGCACGGAAATAGACTCGAACGACTagacgagaagaaaagaatatgttaaaacaaactttttaaaagcgttgaaaaatttattttataatcttttaaaagcgttttcaattttagaagaaaaaagaaaaaagaagaaaaaaattctaacttttgttacgatatttttatatatattatatattccctTTCAATGTgggataaaaatcaaatccCAGAGTCgaaatcgataaatcaaatttcatatcCATATATGGGTGAGAATATCAGATTAAAactcgatataatataaagagcGTGCCATggcataaatttttcatataaaatttgaacaaacacgtatattttctgattttttataCCATTCGTTTACGAGTggtaaagaaatttatgttacgtaaaacatttattattatatatccgaGAGTATGAAAGTATATGCTAGCTATGGAACTAATTTAGTAATTCAATGCaaaacacaatttttttagGTTAAAATGCGCGGTCtatttctgtaaaattatTGCTAGTATCTCGTATATGAGTCACCAGAAAATTAAATGTCAGATATTGCAGTGCAACGTAtgcgaaatgaaaataagatattcttatcgagaaataacagataataatgccttattcaatatataatgagCAAAAATTTGTATGCAGAATGTTtagtacgaaaaaaaaaaaataataataattttactataaatcGAAGACAAGATTAGATAGATTAcaggataataaattattttattatatttcatatggaAGAATTAATCCTCGCGATGAAGGACGCgctttatatttagaataaattacataattctaCGATATctacaattattacaaaaaaagaaagaaaaaaataataaaattatatataattcaaaagattCTCTCGATACCTCACAAGTACTTAAAGGACTGGCGCCAGCACGCAATCGATCTGCGACAGTCTGAGGGATCATAGAATACAAAAGCTCGTCACTTTTGTTCTTCCAACGATCCAATAACGCGTAGCTGTTCTCCAATTCCGTGGATCTTTGTTCCGCTCTCTCGAACATCATCTCCAATCTGTCCGGACATGCGTATATCACAATAATAACACCCCAGTGGAAAATTCTTTATGTTTTCAGCAAGTGTGTAATGAAATAACTTATCCATACACGTATATGTacaaaatgcaatttaaaattttctcttaaagagaaaattcattgttcattgttaatgataaaaagtttCAGACTTTATgaacaataatatatgataaaaaattttcattcaaattttcatattcttaatttgcatatattttggTCCATGTAAACAATATACTTGGATCAATTTAAAGCCAAATGAATGAAATctgtttatgatatatttataaattgtctcattaaatatttcaaacttcaTGCTAATTTTATAACTCATGCAACAAGTGACAATCTATATAAATGATGTACTGTTTTCCATTCTATTAAAACCTTCCATCTTTAATGTGTTACTTTTAATTGAAGTAAAACAGAATACCTTGAAATAACAAATCAAAGACCTAAACCTGTTTGTGTACACGCTATTTGTACAATATGATTACAAGTGAAGTTAtccaaatgaataaattagaaataaatagatcTCACtcatagttaaaaaaaaatgatatgattTACCTTCCACAGTGCTGCCATCCAGCGAGTACTAACTCACGGCTCAAACCATGGGGATTCAGATCGTTCAGGTACAGGCCCATGTTAAGCAATTCGTCTAAACTGTTAATTCTGTCAAAGTacgattttgttaaatttatctcCTTTTCTGCTTCCTCTCCTCCATCTTTTTAACGAGTACATTTTTTACGAAACTTACAAGGGGCtacataagaaaataatcgcTTTGAGATCCTCGATATATCTCATCTGACCCTTCAGCAATATGCTCCTAGCTCCTTGACTACCTCGTCTATCCAATCCCGTGCTCGTGCTCGGTGTATTGACTGTGTTCGACGAAGCATTTTGATCGTTTAATCTGATCATCTCCAATTCGAACATCACCGAATGTAGATATATCACCTGCGCATGTAcacatgttattttataaagaattatacgaACAcgaatatacgatatattcataatattcaataatattcatttcaaataattgtatctaataattattaaattatcattcttcaattaatcaaacaattttcaatacttttgCTTGAAATACTGAATTTCTCTGAAacgatgaattataaaaataaaaatgaaacaagaaagaaatatagaaatattgtaggtaataaaaaaaaaaaaaatcttactcAAAGTGtatatttcatagaaatataaatgtgcGTCACTTTAACGTaacatcttttttcttatcggGAAAATAAAAGGGAAATGATACCGGGAAATACGACACGTCTCTCActtatttttcacataaaatgCTCCCTTACATTTCCCCACGTGAAGGATATCCCTTTAGGCCTACGAAGTTTAAAAACATCCGTGACGTGCTTATTCAGGATGGAGGAGGAGCTGCCACCCCATGCTTGCAGCAATTTATCACCAGCTCCTAATATCCTCATATCTTTGTCGATTATCGCTCCAAATGGGAAAAGCCGTAGGAGAAATGAAATTGACACTGGCGCTAGTTCACGGCTAAGTGGAGTTTTCATCCTATTGTTCCTCGcgatctataatttttttttaaattttaaatgattgatattatatggaataatagagaaatacatatttttgaaaatatattcaaatattcatgctattccttttcctttgtaaatttcaatgtaaatttaatatacgtaaaaatcttttttgagaaaattcttaaaaacaattcttcgtgctttgtaaaaaaaaaaaaattttcgttgttttaattatttattttgtttgtttcaaTTGTTCGATTATAGTTTCatcgattgaattatttatgattgatTACTTACGTATTCACGATTGTCAAAATCGATTCTAAATTTAACCATCACGCTTCTGGACCCAGGTATATTATTCGAACTTCCTAATACACGTATGACCAAATCTGTCTCGTAAAGTTCTTTcgctatttgaaataattgacctacgaaaaattatattacgtaaAAGTGAAATGtctgataaatattatgtcaatattataatattataataatataaatataaatatataaatataaataatataaatataaattattataataatttacaaatatgaagatattataattttctctaaatactaatttttaataatttttac from the Apis mellifera strain DH4 linkage group LG9, Amel_HAv3.1, whole genome shotgun sequence genome contains:
- the LOC411358 gene encoding trypsin-1, with product MCIRTTICLAVIVAVVACTVNCEEVQSSVIKEGINLNATQYNATINDDKNFWDWILAGILSPSDSTTENPKPGTPEECLPCKCGLTNVQRRIVGGVETQVNQYPWMVLLMYRGRFYCGGSVISSFYVVTAAHCVDRFDPKLISVRILEHDRNSTTEAKTQEFRVDKVIKHSGYSTYNYNNDIALIKLKDAIRFEGKMRPVCLPERAKTFAGLNGTVTGWGATAESGAISQTLQEVTVPILSNADCRASKYPSQRITDNMLCAGYKEGSKDSCQGDSGGPLHVVNVDTYQIVGIVSWGEGCARPGYPGVYTRVNRYLSWISRNTEDSCYC
- the LOC413274 gene encoding soluble guanylate cyclase 89Da-like isoform X2; its protein translation is MRFTYPKMKSPSMYTTHIDPQGVELVYRSTRKGFTHYLMGQLFQIAKELYETDLVIRVLGSSNNIPGSRSVMVKFRIDFDNREYIARNNRMKTPLSRELAPVSISFLLRLFPFGAIIDKDMRILGAGDKLLQAWGGSSSSILNKHVTDVFKLRRPKGISFTWGNVIYLHSVMFELEMIRLNDQNASSNTVNTPSTSTGLDRRGSQGARSILLKGQMRYIEDLKAIIFLCSPLINSLDELLNMGLYLNDLNPHGLSRELVLAGWQHCGRLEMMFERAEQRSTELENSYALLDRWKNKSDELLYSMIPQTVADRLRAGASPLSTCESFESISVLFCELCDFDYSTIEGAMDIVSSMNAVFSCFDSLMDEFNVYKVETVGRIYMAASGAPDRTENHAQNIADVSLQLLKHVRSLKLPSGLDIQIRIGIHSGPAVAGVVGIKVPRYCFFGDTVNTASRMQTTSLPGRVHISSDAKALLSLDRYHVESRGLVWVKITKDKEKNLSALNVTSREIDNLKSIDEVSYIDFDPISSIPPKKPNVCNNCVCGIGRKTRIIGGNVTSVYEYPWIVSMFKENAFYCAGSLITRKHVLTAAHCLQGFDKRTIKLILADNDRTKVDKNAIIRRIKSVIIHENFNKYSKYNNDIAIIEMDRPVNVNGIVRTACLPKDKAVDYTGTTATAVGWGQTGEYEPVSNKLRIVNLPILSKEECDQAGYYKHMITENMFCAGYLKGEFDACFGDSGGPLHVKNTFGYMEVIGIISWGRGCGRPKYPGVYTKITNYLEWVEDHLHEECMCPPSSQRY